The proteins below come from a single Vitis vinifera cultivar Pinot Noir 40024 chromosome 9, ASM3070453v1 genomic window:
- the LOC100265249 gene encoding disease resistance protein RGA2 — MADALVSIVLERLTSVVEQQIHEQVSLVQGVKSEIQSLKKTLRSVRDVLEDAERRQVKDKSVQGWLESLKDMAYEMEDVLDEWSIAILQFQMEGVENASTSKKKVSFCMPSPCICFKQVASRRDIALKIKGIKQQLDDIERERIRFNFVSSRSEERPQRLITTSAIDISEVYGRDMDKKIILDHLLGKMCQEKSGLYIVSIVGTGGMGKTTLAQLAYSHSEVKVHFDERIWVCVSDPYDPIRVCRAIVEALQKKPCHLHDLEAVQQEIQTCIAGQKFLLVLDDVWTEDNQLWEQLKNTLHCGAAGSRILATTRKESVVKMMRATYKHPLGELSSEQSRALFHQIAFYERSTWEKEEELKEIGEKIADKCKGLPLAIKTLGNLLRIKNSEEEWKNVLNSEVWQLDEFERDISPALLLSYYDLPPAIQRCFSFCAVFPKDSVIERDELIKLWMAQSYLKSDGSKEMEMVGRTYFEYLAARSFFQDFEKDDDGNIIHCKMHDIVHDFAQFLTLNECFIVEVDNQKKGSMDLFFQKIRHATLVVRESTPNFASTCNMKNLHTLLAKRAFDSRVLEALGHLTCLRALDLRSNQLIEELPKEVGKLIHLRYLNLSYCDSLRELPETICDLYNLQTLNIQACSRLQKLPQAMGKLINLRHLENYDADDLQGLPKGIGRLSSLQTLDVFIVSSHGNDECQIEDLRNLNNLRGRLSIQGLDEVKDAGEAEKAELQNRVHLQRLTLEFGGEEGTKGVAEALQPHPNLKFLCIIRYGDREWPNWMMGSSLAQLKILHLRFCIRCPCLPPLGQLPVLEELGICFMYGLKYIGSEFLGSSSTVFPKLKGLYIYGLDELKQWEIKEKEERSIMPCLNALRAQHCPKLEGLPDHVLQRAPLQKLNIKYSPVLERRYRKDIGEDGHKISHIPEVEYSRD, encoded by the coding sequence ATGGCTGATGCCCTCGTTTCTATTGTGCTGGAACGCTTGACTTCGGTTGTTGAACAGCAGATTCATGAACAAGTTTCTCTGGTTCAGGGTGTTAAATCAGAAATCCAAAGCCTCAAAAAGACACTCCGCTCCGTCCGAGATGTTCTTGAAGATGCCGAGAGGAGACAAGTGAAGGACAAATCTGTCCAAGGTTGGTTGGAGAGTCTCAAAGACATGGCCTACGAAATGGAGGACGTGCTGGATGAGTGGAGCATTGCTATTCTTCAATTCCAGATGGAGGGAGTTGAAAATGCTTCCACGTCTAAGAAGAAGGTAAGCTTCTGTATGCCCTCCCCTTGCATCTGTTTCAAGCAAGTTGCTTCTCGTCGTGACATTGCTCTTAAGATTAAGGGCATTAAACAACAACTAGATGATATTGAAAGGGAGAGAATTAGATTTAATTTTGTCTCTAGTAGGAGTGAGGAGCGACCACAGCGACTTATAACTACCTCTGCAATTGATATTTCAGAGGTGTACGGTCGGGATATggataaaaaaatcatattagacCATTTGTTGGGTAAGATGTGTCAAGAGAAATCTGGCCTCTACATCGTCTCCATAGTTGGGACGGGAGGCATGGGCAAAACAACTCTTGCTCAATTAGCCTACAGCCATTCAGAGGTGAAGGTCCATTTTGATGAGAGAATATGGGTCTGTGTTTCTGATCCTTATGACCCAATCAGAGTTTGTAGGGCTATTGTTGAAGCCCTCCAAAAAAAGCCTTGTCATCTCCATGATTTGGAAGCTGTACAACAAGAAATTCAAACATGTATTGCCGGACAGAAATTCCTTCTTGTGCTAGATGATGTGTGGACTGAAGACAATCAATTGTGGGAACAACTGAAGAACACCCTCCACTGCGGAGCAGCAGGGAGTAGAATTCTGGCGACCACACGCAAAGAGAGTGTTGTTAAGATGATGAGAGCTACGTACAAGCATCCCTTGGGGGAGCTGTCTTCGGAGCAATCTCGGGCATTATTCCATCAAATAGCTTTCTATGAAAGGAGTACTtgggagaaagaggaagaattaaaagaaattggTGAGAAAATAGCAGACAAATGCAAGGGCTTGCCCCTCGCTATAAAAACTTTAGGGAATCTCTTGCGCATAAAAAATAGCGAGGAAGAATGGAAGAACGTATTGAATAGTGAAGTATGGCAGCTAGATGAGTTTGAGAGAGATATTTCCCCTGCTTTGTTGTTGAGTTATTATGATCTGCCCCCTGCAATTCAACGCTGCTTCTCATTTTGTGCTGTTTTTCCAAAAGACTCGGTTATTGAGAGAGATGAGCTGATCAAGTTGTGGATGGCACAAAGCTATCTCAAATCTGATGGGAGTAAAGAGATGGAGATGGTTGGGAGAACGTACTTTGAATATTTAGCTGCTCGGTCTTTCTtccaagattttgaaaaagatgatGATGGTAATATAATACATTGTAAGATGCATGATATAGTTCATGATTTTGCTCAATTTTTGACTCTGAATGAATGCTTTATTGTGGAGGTTGACAACCAAAAAAAGGGGAGTATGGACTTATTCTTCCAAAAGATTCGTCATGCCACCTTAGTTGTCCGAGAGAGTACCCCTAATTTCGCCTCCACTTGTAACATGAAGAATCTTCACACCCTCTTGGCTAAGAGAGCATTCGATTCAAGAGTTCTTGAAGCCTTAGGGCATTTGACATGTCTCAGGGCATTGGATTTGAGAAGCAATCAGTTGATTGAGGAACTTCCTAAGGAGGTAGGAAAATTGATACATTTAAGATACCTTAATCTATCATACTGTGATAGTTTGAGAGAGTTGCCTGAAACAATTTGTGATTTATATAATTTGCAAACCTTAAATATTCAAGCATGTTCCCGTCTTCAGAAACTACCACAGGCAATGGGTAAACTAATTAATTTGAGGCATCTTGAAAATTATGATGCTGATGATTTGCAGGGCTTGCCAAAAGGAATTGGAAGATTAAGCTCTCTTCAGACACTGGATGTTTTCATTGTGAGTAGTCATGGCAATGATGAATGCCAAATAGAAGACCTGAGAAACTTGAACAACCTAAGAGGACGTCTTTCCATTCAAGGGTTGGATGAAGTGAAAGATGCAGGGGAGGCAGAAAAAGCAGAATTGCAGAATAGGGTACACCTCCAACGTTTGACATTGGAATTTGGTGGAGAGGAGGGGACAAAGGGTGTGGCTGAAGCTCTACAACCCCATCCAAACTTGAAATTTCTATGTATAATCCGTTATGGTGATAGAGAGTGGCCCAATTGGATGATGGGTTCATCATTAGCTCAACTGAAAATACTTCACCTCCGGTTTTGCATAAGATGTCCATGTTTGCCTCCTTTGGGGCAACTGCCTGTCCTCGAGGAGCTGGGGATATGCTTTATGTATGGTCTGAAATACATAGGTAGTGAGTTTTTGGGATCATCATCAACAGTATTCCCAAAGCTGAAGGGATTGTATATTTATGGTTTGGATGAATTGAAGCAAtgggaaataaaagaaaaagaagagaggtCAATAATGCCATGTCTCAATGCCTTGAGGGCGCAACACTGCCCAAAGCTGGAGGGACTGCCGGACCACGTGCTCCAGAGGGCACCATTGCAGAAATTGAACATCAAATATTCTCCTGTTCTGGAACGACGCTATCGAAAGGATATTGGAGAGGATGGGCACAAAATATCTCATATCCCAGAAGTCGAATATTCACGGGACTGA